Proteins found in one Plectropomus leopardus isolate mb chromosome 9, YSFRI_Pleo_2.0, whole genome shotgun sequence genomic segment:
- the LOC121948438 gene encoding T-cell leukemia homeobox protein 3-like, with translation MEQAPSAPSPPPKPAHHEPISFGIDQILGAGTEPESGRTAGRQSGSDLSNGDGYYSLGSPTGASAPSYTALSISLSGIIPPVEASGSYGESRSLGSRGVIRVPAHRPMTAPGPPAPVQSAVPGFGGLCFPWIGNRFAKDRISAALVPFAVTRRIGHPYQNRTPPKRKKPRTSFSRVQICELEKRFHRQKYLASAERAALAKSLKMTDAQVKTWFQNRRTKWRRQTAEEREAERQQANRLILQLQQSALQKSLSESAVSDPLCAHNSSLYALQNLQPWAEERE, from the exons ATGGAGCAAGCACCCAGCGCGCCGAGCCCTCCTCCAAAACCGGCCCATCACGAGCCCATCAGCTTCGGCATCGACCAGATCCTGGGAGCCGGTACGGAGCCAGAGAGCGGGCGCACGGCTGGAAGACAAAGTGGATCCGATTTAAGCAACGGGGACGGTTATTACAGTTTAGGAAGCCCGACCGGGGCCAGCGCGCCCTCATACACCGCGCTGTCCATCTCCCTCTCCGGTATAATACCTCCGGTGGAGGCTTCAGGTTCTTATGGGGAGAGCAGGAGTCTGGGCAGCCGGGGAGTGATCCGAGTCCCGGCACACAGACCCATGACAGCCCCGGGACCCCCGGCCCCCGTCCAGAGCGCTGTCCCCGGGTTTGGGGGACTGTGTTTCCCTTGGATAGGAAACAGATTCGCCAAGGACAGAATATCAG CGGCTCTGGTGCCGTTCGCCGTTACGCGGCGGATAGGACACCCGTACCAGAACCGGACACCGCCCAAACGGAAAAAGCCCCGCACTTCCTTCTCCAGAGTTCAGATCTGCGAGCTGGAGAAACGTTTCCACCGGCAGAAATACCTGGCCAGCGCTGAGCGGGCCGCGCTGGCCAAGAGTCTGAAGATGACAGACGCACAGGTCAAAACGTGGTTCCAGAACCGCAGGACCAAGTGGAG GAGACAGACAGCCGAGGAGAGGGAGGCGGAGCGTCAGCAGGCCAATCGCCTcatcctgcagctgcagcagtccGCCCTCCAGAAGTCCCTCAGCGAATCAGCGGTGTCGGATCCACTGTGCGCCCATAACTCCTCCCTGTATGCCCTGCAGAACCTCCAGCCCTGGGCCGAGGAGAGGGAATAG
- the LOC121947871 gene encoding Kv channel-interacting protein 1-like isoform X2, with protein sequence MGLVMGTFSMQTKQVNYHKDKADDDLEMTMVCHRPEGLDQLEAQTNFSKRELQVLYRGFKNECPSGVVNEETFKQIYSQFFPHGDASTYAHYLFNAFDTAHSGSIKFEDFVTALSILLRGSITEKLQWTFNLYDINRDGYINKEEMTDIVRAIYDMMGKYTYPVLKNDAPKQHVDAFFQKMDKNRDGVVTLDEFILSCQEDENIMRSLQLFENVI encoded by the exons ATGGGTCTTGTGATGGGAACCTTTTCCATGCAAACCAAGCAGGTGAACTACCACAAAG ataaagCTGATGATGACTTGGAGATGACCATGGTGTGCCATCGACCGGAGGGCCTCGACCAGCTAGAAGCTCAAACCAACTTCAGCAAACGAGAGCTCCAAGTGCTTTACAGGGGCTTCAAGAAT GAGTGTCCAAGTGGCGTTGTAAATGAGGAAACTTTCAAGCAAATATACTCCCAGTTCTTCCCACATGGAG ATGCCAGCACCTACGCACACTACCTGTTCAACGCATTTGACACAGCACATAGCGGCTCCATAAAGTTTGAG GACTTTGTAACAGCTCTGTCCATCCTGCTGCGCGGCTCCATCACTGAGAAGCTGCAGTGGACCTTCAACCTTTACGATATCAACAGAGACGGATACATCAACaaagag GAGATGACCGACATCGTCAGAGCGATATACGACATGATGGGGAAGTACACCTACCCCGTTTTGAAAAATGACGCACCCAAACAGCATGTGGATGCCTTCTTTCAG aaaatggacaaaaacagagaCGGTGTGGTCACTTTGGATGAATTCATCCTCTCCTGTCAAGAg GATGAAAACATCATGAGGTCTCTACAGCTCTTTGAAAATGTCATCTAG